In Candidatus Nomurabacteria bacterium, a genomic segment contains:
- a CDS encoding glutamate racemase, producing the protein MIGIFDSGIGGLTVVKELQKVLPGYAFRYLGDTARMPYGNKSPEAIIQYALDDAEELVKHGAKILVVACNSASSVALPALREKYPEIPIFDVIGPAVKHAHDVSKGRVGVIGTRATINSGIYERELTNAKKIEVFGQACPLLVPLVEENWLDKPATKMVLRSYLYPLKRQQIDTLILACTHYPLLKNIIHQKAGKRVAIIDPAEETAATIKHYLQEHPDLDAQLAKNGEAVFTLTDVTPHANDMAARWLGHPVRFEKVNLS; encoded by the coding sequence ATGATCGGCATTTTTGACTCAGGCATCGGGGGCTTAACTGTCGTTAAAGAATTGCAAAAGGTCTTACCTGGTTATGCTTTTCGTTATCTGGGCGATACGGCCCGGATGCCCTATGGCAACAAAAGCCCTGAGGCGATTATTCAGTATGCCTTGGATGACGCGGAGGAATTAGTAAAGCACGGTGCGAAAATCCTGGTAGTTGCCTGCAACTCAGCTTCGAGTGTTGCGCTCCCTGCCCTGCGTGAAAAATATCCCGAGATTCCAATCTTTGACGTTATTGGTCCAGCAGTAAAACACGCCCATGATGTAAGCAAGGGCCGTGTCGGAGTGATTGGCACGCGAGCAACTATCAACTCGGGTATTTATGAGCGCGAGTTAACCAATGCAAAAAAGATTGAGGTGTTTGGGCAAGCTTGTCCTCTCTTGGTGCCGTTAGTGGAGGAAAACTGGTTGGATAAACCAGCCACAAAAATGGTCCTACGCAGCTATCTCTATCCTTTGAAGCGACAGCAAATCGATACCCTCATTCTCGCCTGCACCCATTACCCCTTGCTGAAGAACATCATTCATCAGAAAGCTGGCAAGCGAGTTGCTATTATTGACCCAGCAGAAGAGACAGCTGCTACTATTAAGCATTACCTGCAGGAGCATCCTGATTTGGACGCGCAATTAGCAAAAAACGGTGAAGCGGTTTTCACGCTGACTGATGTCACCCCGCACGCAAATGACATGGCTGCTCGCTGGCTGGGCCATCCGGTCCGCTTCGAAAAAGTAAATCTAAGCTAA
- a CDS encoding ribonuclease J, which produces MTPTTQRKANTGQHRRRRRSRNQTAPGQSSPKLRLIPLGGMEEVGRNSMILEYGKDILIIDLGLQFPEEDMPGVDYSIPNISYLKGKEKNVRGILITHGHYDHIGGVPHLVHKLGNPTIYGSDLTLALIKKKQEDINPQHKLRLVTVKKDTKLKIGPFRIEFVGLSHNIPASFGIIIHTPLGPVMHTGDFKIDHKGGYRNETDIQKIERLKKMRMLALMCDSTNAPHQGHQLSESEITQNLEEMFKRAKGRIIFATFASLLTRIQQIVWLAEKHNRKVQVEGFSMRTNIEIAKQLGYLKSKKNTFVKDKEAAKLPDSRRVILSTGAQGEERAVLMRMANGEHKYLKIQKGDLVVFSSSVVPGNERAVQRLKDGLFREGADVYDNQMLDIHAGGHAKSEDLRWFIRTIRPQYFIPIEGNHSFLRMNARYAMEEGMAEDHVLVADNGQVIEFTKQGGKLTKEYVPTDHVFVDGLGVGDVSHVVLRDRKHLSADGMVLIVATVDGRTGRPLGKPDIITRGFIFPQSNQQLLNEIRKTVQGELKDTEPKTQANEADLRNKIRKALEKLIFKRIERTPMILPVIIVT; this is translated from the coding sequence ATGACACCAACAACGCAAAGGAAAGCAAATACAGGACAACATCGACGACGTCGACGATCCCGCAATCAAACAGCACCGGGACAGTCTTCTCCAAAGCTACGCCTGATACCCCTGGGTGGCATGGAAGAAGTTGGGCGAAATTCGATGATTTTAGAGTATGGGAAAGATATTCTCATTATTGATTTGGGCTTGCAGTTTCCTGAGGAGGATATGCCGGGCGTGGATTATAGTATCCCAAATATTTCCTACCTCAAGGGCAAGGAAAAAAATGTACGAGGAATTCTCATCACGCATGGTCATTATGACCACATTGGAGGCGTGCCACATTTAGTGCATAAGTTAGGTAACCCAACCATTTACGGATCAGACCTTACTCTGGCGTTAATAAAGAAGAAGCAGGAAGATATCAACCCGCAGCACAAGCTGCGTTTAGTAACGGTAAAGAAAGATACGAAGTTAAAAATTGGCCCTTTCCGTATTGAGTTTGTAGGCCTGTCTCATAATATCCCTGCTAGCTTTGGTATTATCATACATACCCCCCTCGGCCCAGTGATGCACACGGGTGATTTTAAGATTGACCATAAGGGTGGCTATCGCAACGAGACTGATATTCAAAAAATCGAGCGTTTGAAAAAAATGCGGATGTTGGCGCTCATGTGTGATTCAACCAATGCCCCACATCAAGGCCATCAACTTTCTGAGAGTGAAATTACTCAGAACCTAGAAGAAATGTTTAAGCGAGCAAAAGGACGCATAATTTTTGCTACTTTTGCATCTTTGCTTACTCGCATTCAGCAGATTGTGTGGCTGGCCGAGAAGCACAATCGTAAAGTGCAGGTTGAAGGCTTCAGCATGCGTACTAATATTGAGATTGCGAAACAGCTAGGCTATCTCAAGTCAAAAAAAAACACTTTTGTGAAAGATAAGGAAGCAGCGAAATTGCCCGACAGTCGCCGTGTGATTCTTTCCACCGGCGCGCAAGGTGAAGAGCGGGCAGTGTTGATGCGTATGGCAAACGGCGAACATAAGTATTTGAAAATCCAAAAAGGCGACCTAGTCGTATTTTCATCTTCCGTGGTGCCGGGGAATGAGCGGGCAGTGCAGCGCTTAAAGGATGGACTCTTCCGCGAAGGTGCAGATGTATATGACAACCAGATGCTCGATATTCACGCTGGCGGTCATGCCAAAAGCGAGGATCTTCGCTGGTTCATCCGCACGATTCGACCGCAGTACTTTATTCCTATTGAAGGCAATCACTCTTTCCTACGCATGAACGCACGCTACGCTATGGAGGAGGGCATGGCCGAGGATCACGTCTTAGTCGCTGATAACGGTCAGGTGATTGAATTTACGAAGCAAGGTGGCAAGTTGACCAAGGAATATGTCCCAACCGATCATGTTTTTGTGGATGGCTTAGGCGTGGGCGATGTTTCTCATGTGGTGCTCCGTGATCGTAAGCATTTATCAGCCGACGGCATGGTGTTGATTGTAGCGACTGTCGATGGTCGGACTGGTCGGCCCCTTGGGAAGCCCGACATTATTACGCGAGGTTTTATTTTCCCACAAAGCAATCAACAGTTGTTGAATGAAATTCGTAAGACGGTGCAGGGTGAGCTCAAAGACACCGAGCCAAAGACTCAGGCAAATGAAGCTGATTTGCGCAATAAAATTCGTAAGGCATTAGAAAAGCTCATCTTCAAGCGCATTGAGCGCACGCCAATGATTTTGCCAGTAATCATAGTGACCTAG
- the trpS gene encoding tryptophan--tRNA ligase, which yields MAKTTPRVFSGIQPSGTLHLGNYLGALKQWVPLQETHDCIFSIVDLHAITVPYEPKDLQQRILDVALDYLAAGLDPKKATLFVQSHVPEHAELAWSLNTITPLGELERMTQYKEKSYQHASTSAGILTYPVLMAADILLYGTQIVPVGEDQQQHVELTRIIARKFNSRFGQTFIEAKTQLTEAKRVMSLADPLKKMSKSLGPKHYIALTDDEKTIREKVAKAVTASGGQTTGEMDPGVKNLLVLLKEFGTSAQVKKYEAAYADGSIRYSDLKHDLADALVKGLAPFQERRAKLAKDPKKVWKILHDGAKKARPIAQQTMQDVKQVMGLA from the coding sequence ATGGCAAAAACCACCCCTCGAGTTTTTTCAGGCATTCAGCCTTCCGGTACTCTTCACCTTGGTAATTACCTGGGTGCGTTAAAACAATGGGTGCCGCTGCAAGAGACCCATGACTGTATTTTTAGCATTGTTGATCTGCACGCGATTACCGTTCCCTACGAGCCTAAAGATTTGCAGCAGCGTATCCTTGATGTCGCGCTAGATTATTTAGCAGCAGGTTTAGATCCAAAAAAGGCGACCTTATTTGTCCAATCGCATGTGCCTGAGCACGCTGAGTTGGCTTGGTCATTAAATACGATTACCCCTCTAGGGGAGCTTGAAAGAATGACGCAGTATAAAGAGAAGTCCTATCAGCACGCATCAACGAGTGCGGGTATTTTAACCTATCCCGTGCTCATGGCCGCAGATATTCTTCTTTATGGCACGCAGATTGTGCCAGTTGGTGAAGATCAGCAGCAGCATGTAGAGCTCACCCGTATTATCGCACGGAAGTTTAATAGTCGCTTTGGTCAAACCTTCATCGAAGCAAAAACGCAATTAACTGAGGCAAAGCGTGTTATGTCGCTGGCTGATCCCTTAAAGAAAATGTCCAAATCGCTCGGGCCGAAGCATTATATTGCACTGACTGATGATGAAAAAACGATTCGCGAAAAAGTTGCCAAAGCAGTGACGGCCAGCGGTGGGCAGACTACAGGTGAGATGGATCCTGGGGTGAAAAATTTACTCGTGCTTTTGAAGGAGTTTGGCACCTCAGCTCAGGTGAAGAAGTACGAAGCAGCCTATGCTGACGGTAGTATTCGTTATAGCGACCTGAAGCACGATTTAGCTGATGCTTTGGTAAAAGGTTTAGCACCGTTCCAAGAGCGCCGGGCCAAGCTGGCCAAAGATCCCAAAAAGGTTTGGAAGATCTTGCACGATGGTGCGAAAAAAGCTCGACCGATTGCTCAGCAGACAATGCAAGACGTGAAGCAGGTAATGGGTTTAGCTTAG